The following proteins come from a genomic window of Microbacterium lemovicicum:
- the lpdA gene encoding dihydrolipoyl dehydrogenase, which produces MTDHRFDVVILGGGSGGYAAALRAAELGKSVAVIEKDKLGGTCLHRGCIPTKALLHAAEVADAARDAPSIGVRASLEGIDPEGVRAYREGIVAKKFKGLEGLIRARGITVVPGSGTLEAGPAVRVGEDLYAGTDVILATGSYSRSLPGLEVGGRVLTSEEALGLPEIPRRVIILGGGVIGVEFASVWKSFGAEVTIIEALDHLVPAEDVSSSKALERAFRKRGIVSSLGVRFASAEQTADTVTVTLENGSTFEAEYLLVAVGRGPVTTGLGYEEAGVTLERGFVVTDERLRTGVPHVWAVGDIVPGLQLAHRGFQQGIFVAEEIAGLDPVVVPDLQVPKVTYSNPEVASVGWTEAQAVAARGADAVVSYEYNLAGNGRSEIIGTSGIVKVVREKNGPVLGMHLVGARVGELITEGQLAVAWEAHPEDIAPFIHAHPTQSEALGEAFLALAGKPLHAL; this is translated from the coding sequence GTGACCGATCACCGCTTCGACGTCGTCATCCTCGGCGGAGGGAGCGGCGGGTACGCCGCGGCCCTGCGCGCGGCGGAGCTCGGCAAGTCGGTCGCCGTCATCGAGAAGGACAAGCTCGGCGGCACGTGCCTGCACCGCGGCTGCATCCCGACCAAGGCCCTCCTGCATGCGGCCGAGGTCGCGGACGCCGCGCGCGACGCCCCGTCCATCGGCGTGCGCGCGAGTCTCGAGGGCATCGACCCCGAGGGCGTCCGCGCCTACCGCGAGGGCATCGTCGCGAAGAAGTTCAAAGGGCTCGAGGGCCTGATCAGAGCGCGCGGCATCACCGTGGTGCCCGGTTCGGGCACGCTCGAGGCCGGTCCCGCCGTGCGTGTCGGAGAGGACCTCTACGCCGGCACGGACGTCATCCTCGCCACCGGCTCGTACAGCCGCTCGCTTCCCGGACTCGAGGTGGGCGGTCGCGTCCTCACGAGCGAGGAGGCGCTGGGCCTGCCGGAGATCCCGCGGCGCGTGATCATCCTCGGCGGCGGTGTCATCGGCGTGGAGTTCGCCAGCGTGTGGAAGTCCTTCGGCGCCGAGGTCACGATCATCGAGGCGCTCGATCACCTCGTGCCCGCGGAGGACGTCTCCTCCAGCAAGGCGCTCGAGCGCGCGTTCCGCAAGCGCGGCATCGTGTCATCGCTCGGCGTCCGCTTCGCCTCGGCGGAGCAGACGGCCGACACGGTGACCGTCACGCTCGAGAACGGCTCCACCTTCGAGGCGGAGTACCTGCTGGTCGCGGTGGGCCGCGGGCCGGTGACGACCGGTCTCGGCTACGAGGAGGCCGGCGTCACCCTGGAGCGGGGCTTCGTCGTCACCGACGAGCGCTTGCGCACCGGGGTGCCGCACGTGTGGGCCGTCGGCGACATCGTCCCGGGGCTGCAGCTCGCGCACCGCGGCTTCCAGCAGGGGATCTTCGTCGCGGAGGAGATCGCCGGGCTCGACCCCGTCGTGGTACCCGACCTGCAGGTGCCCAAGGTGACCTACAGCAACCCCGAGGTCGCCTCCGTCGGCTGGACCGAGGCGCAGGCCGTCGCTGCGCGCGGCGCGGACGCAGTGGTGAGCTACGAGTACAACCTCGCAGGCAACGGCCGCAGCGAGATCATCGGCACCTCCGGCATCGTGAAGGTCGTGAGGGAGAAGAACGGTCCCGTGCTGGGGATGCACCTCGTCGGCGCACGCGTCGGAGAGCTCATCACCGAAGGACAGCTCGCCGTCGCCTGGGAGGCGCACCCGGAGGACATCGCCCCGTTCATCCACGCGCACCCCACGCAGAGCGAGGCCCTCGGCGAGGCGTTCCTCGCGCTCGCCGGCAAGCCCCTGCACGCACTCTGA
- a CDS encoding DUF4191 domain-containing protein produces the protein MAARTAAPEKRPGFFSQLRTLFRFTKEAYPWLPYVLVGILLVGIGLGVLIGFLLPPVAVWSVILWGVTGLMLGILAALMTMTRLSSTAMYKKIDGMPGAAGHVLSTSLGRKWQSGDMPVGINPKTQEAVYRAIGRGGVVIVGEGARGRLTRLVNEERSKVQRVAQGVPVTVLYVGHGDDEVPIGKLPSTIKALPNAIDRGTMAAVIKRVESVSQSLASLPIPKGIDPTRARAPRPR, from the coding sequence ATGGCAGCACGCACCGCCGCGCCCGAGAAGCGCCCTGGATTCTTCTCCCAGCTCCGCACCCTCTTCCGCTTCACGAAAGAGGCGTACCCCTGGCTGCCCTATGTGCTGGTGGGCATCCTCCTCGTCGGCATCGGACTGGGCGTGCTCATCGGGTTCCTCCTGCCGCCGGTCGCCGTCTGGAGCGTCATCCTGTGGGGTGTCACGGGCCTGATGCTCGGCATCCTCGCGGCGCTGATGACGATGACCCGGCTTTCGAGCACGGCGATGTACAAGAAGATCGACGGGATGCCGGGCGCAGCCGGCCACGTGCTGTCCACGTCGCTCGGACGCAAGTGGCAGTCCGGTGACATGCCCGTGGGCATCAACCCCAAGACGCAGGAAGCCGTCTACCGCGCCATCGGCCGCGGCGGCGTCGTCATCGTCGGCGAGGGCGCGCGCGGACGGCTCACGCGACTCGTCAACGAGGAGCGCTCGAAGGTGCAGCGCGTCGCGCAGGGCGTCCCCGTGACCGTCCTCTACGTCGGCCACGGCGACGACGAGGTGCCGATCGGCAAGCTCCCCTCGACGATCAAGGCGCTTCCGAACGCGATCGACCGCGGCACCATGGCTGCGGTCATCAAGCGCGTCGAGTCCGTCTCGCAGTCGCTGGCATCGCTGCCGATCCCGAAGGGGATTGACCCGACCCGCGCCCGCGCGCCGCGTCCGCGGTAG
- the sucB gene encoding 2-oxoglutarate dehydrogenase, E2 component, dihydrolipoamide succinyltransferase: MSTSVVLPALGESVTEGTVTRWLKKVGDTVQEDEGLLEISTDKVDTEIPSPVSGVLEQIMVEEDETVEVGAVLAMIGDGSGSSGDAPAADSAEAPAEAAPAEEAPAAPAEEAPAAPTPAEQAPAAAAAPAADSGSSAGTDVVLPELGESVTEGTVTRWLKQVGDTIEVDEPLLEISTDKVDTEIPSPVAGTLQAILVNEDETVEVGAVLARIGEGAAAAPAAAAPEAPSTEQPAAAEQPAAPAPAAHAPAPAAAPAPAPAAAPAPAAAPAPAAAPAPAPAVAPAAAPAPAAASSSDDDAVTYVTPLVRRLAQQKGVDLASITGTGVGGRIRKEDVLTAAEAASAAASAPAAAPEAAAPAPAALEVSPLRGTTQPMSRLRKVLAERAVASMQSTAQLTTVIEVDVTKLANYRDKAKGDFQAKTGDKLSFLPFFALAAAEALQAYPIINATVDGTNIVYPPKENLSIAVDTERGLLTPVLREAASKSIAQIAHEIADLAARTRDNKLKPDELAGGTFTLTNTGSRGALFDTPVVFLPQSAILGTGVVVKRPGIVTVDGKDAISVRSVVYLALSYDHRIIDGADAARFLGAVKARLEAAQFESQLGI, from the coding sequence ATGAGCACTTCTGTGGTCCTCCCCGCGCTCGGCGAGAGCGTCACCGAGGGAACGGTCACCCGCTGGCTCAAGAAGGTCGGCGACACCGTCCAGGAGGACGAAGGGCTGCTCGAGATCTCGACCGACAAGGTCGACACCGAGATCCCCTCGCCCGTGAGCGGCGTCCTCGAGCAGATCATGGTCGAGGAGGACGAGACCGTCGAGGTCGGCGCCGTCCTGGCGATGATCGGCGACGGCTCCGGTTCGTCGGGCGACGCGCCCGCAGCCGACTCCGCCGAGGCGCCCGCCGAGGCGGCACCCGCTGAGGAAGCACCTGCCGCCCCTGCCGAGGAGGCTCCCGCGGCTCCCACCCCGGCTGAGCAGGCCCCCGCCGCTGCGGCTGCTCCGGCGGCGGACTCCGGCTCTTCCGCCGGCACCGATGTCGTGCTCCCGGAGCTCGGCGAGAGCGTCACCGAGGGCACCGTCACGCGCTGGCTCAAGCAGGTCGGCGACACCATCGAGGTCGACGAGCCGCTCCTGGAGATCTCGACCGACAAGGTCGACACCGAGATCCCGTCGCCCGTCGCCGGCACGCTCCAGGCGATCCTGGTGAACGAGGACGAGACCGTCGAGGTCGGCGCGGTCCTCGCCCGCATCGGCGAGGGGGCGGCCGCCGCTCCCGCTGCGGCGGCTCCTGAGGCTCCGTCGACCGAGCAGCCCGCCGCCGCAGAGCAGCCCGCCGCTCCGGCTCCCGCAGCTCACGCGCCGGCACCCGCCGCGGCTCCTGCACCGGCTCCGGCCGCCGCGCCGGCACCTGCCGCAGCTCCTGCACCTGCCGCCGCGCCCGCACCGGCTCCGGCCGTAGCGCCGGCGGCCGCACCGGCGCCCGCGGCAGCCTCGTCGTCTGACGACGACGCCGTCACGTACGTCACCCCGCTGGTGCGTCGCCTGGCCCAGCAGAAGGGCGTCGACCTCGCGTCGATCACCGGCACGGGCGTGGGTGGGCGCATCCGCAAGGAAGACGTCCTCACGGCCGCCGAGGCCGCCTCCGCCGCAGCATCCGCTCCCGCTGCAGCCCCGGAAGCCGCTGCTCCCGCGCCCGCCGCCCTTGAGGTCTCGCCGCTGCGCGGCACGACGCAGCCGATGTCGCGTCTGCGCAAGGTGCTCGCCGAGCGCGCCGTCGCTTCGATGCAGTCGACGGCTCAGCTGACGACGGTCATCGAGGTCGACGTCACGAAGCTGGCGAACTACCGCGACAAAGCGAAGGGCGACTTCCAGGCGAAGACGGGCGACAAGCTCTCCTTCCTGCCGTTCTTCGCCCTCGCCGCCGCGGAGGCGCTCCAGGCGTACCCGATCATCAATGCCACCGTCGACGGCACGAACATCGTGTACCCGCCCAAGGAGAATCTCTCCATCGCGGTCGACACCGAGCGCGGACTGCTCACGCCGGTCCTGCGTGAGGCGGCCTCGAAGTCGATCGCGCAGATCGCCCACGAGATCGCCGACCTGGCCGCCCGCACGCGCGACAATAAGCTGAAGCCCGACGAGCTCGCCGGCGGAACCTTCACGCTGACCAACACCGGTTCGCGCGGAGCGCTCTTCGACACGCCCGTCGTCTTCCTGCCGCAGTCGGCGATCCTCGGCACCGGTGTCGTGGTGAAGCGTCCCGGCATCGTGACGGTCGACGGCAAGGACGCGATCTCGGTGCGCTCCGTGGTGTACCTGGCACTGTCCTACGACCACCGCATCATCGACGGCGCGGACGCCGCCCGCTTCCTCGGCGCGGTCAAGGCCCGTCTCGAGGCTGCGCAGTTCGAGAGCCAGCTCGGTATCTGA
- a CDS encoding RDD family protein, which produces MSETLADSSYPGERLGLPPTGSGSIAHLGRRIGALAVDWVSATVIATAFLGYRSFALPDESGLTTFAPMAVFIVLQAIFIPTIGGSPGHRIFGLRLMRVDREWTGLWRPIVRSLLLAIVIPAVIWDTDRRGLHDKAVGTVLVRA; this is translated from the coding sequence GTGTCCGAAACGCTTGCAGATTCATCGTATCCAGGCGAGCGCCTCGGACTTCCCCCGACCGGATCGGGGAGCATCGCCCACCTCGGCCGGCGCATCGGCGCCCTCGCCGTGGACTGGGTCTCGGCGACGGTCATCGCGACAGCCTTCCTCGGCTACCGCTCGTTCGCTCTGCCCGACGAGTCGGGCCTGACGACGTTCGCGCCCATGGCGGTGTTCATCGTCCTGCAGGCGATCTTCATCCCGACCATCGGCGGGAGCCCCGGCCACCGCATCTTCGGACTGCGGCTCATGCGCGTGGACCGCGAGTGGACCGGCCTCTGGCGGCCCATCGTGCGCTCGCTGCTGCTCGCCATCGTCATCCCGGCCGTCATCTGGGACACCGACCGTCGCGGCCTGCACGACAAGGCCGTCGGGACGGTGCTGGTGCGCGCCTGA